Below is a window of Impatiens glandulifera chromosome 2, dImpGla2.1, whole genome shotgun sequence DNA.
ATACCAATATTgtcataaattaatatttgcaaGAAAAAGCACACATTTTCTTCTGCCAATTAGCTTTGTTGTGTATATGGGTAAAGGAATATATTATAACTTCGTCAAAGATGTGTGAATAGAATAGAATATAACTTGAATTGAAGTATTAAAACCCAAAAAACAACTATCCTTTCCTTCATTactaaacatttcaaaaattcTCTTTTTCATGGACTATTAAAACACCCCCATCTAATATTTCTTCAACATTAATTCAACTTCTACCAACTATGATGTTTCTAATGGCCATACCCAAACTCCTCTTATTACTCTTACCTTTCATTGAATTAGTCTTTGGAGGGCAAGCGGAATACGCCCTACAATCGACCATGCTTCGTGCATGTCACAAGATTCAAAATCAAAGTGATTGCCTCGATAATTTAAGATCGAAGTTAGAGAGCACTAAGAATCCTAAAGACCCCAAGTCGGTTCTTGCTGTCGCCATGGAGATGACACATTTGGAGGCCATGCGGGCCAACAACGGATTCTCGATGTTCGAAACGCTTTCGTCTGTTGACTCTCGCGAGTCTTTAGCCGTGGAGGATTGCAAGGAGCTCCTCGACTTTTCGGTGTCGGAGCTGGCGTGGTCTTTGGATACGATGAGGAAAATCCACGCCGGTTCTAAGAACCATCACCATCGAGGGAACCTTAAAGCGTGGTTGAGTGCAGCCCTAAGTAACCAAGATACGTGTCTTGAGGGTTTTGAGGGGACTGATAGGCGTGTAGAGAGGGTCATAAGGGGAAGCCTTGCTCAAGTAACGCAACTTATTGGTAATGTGTTGGTGTTGTATAGTCAAATGCATAGTTTACCGTTTAAACAAACAAGAAATGACACGAGAGATGAAGAAGGGAAGAGGTATCCCAAGTGGATGTCCGAGGGAGATAAGGAGTTGTTTTCGATGTCGAGTACGAGAGGATTGTACGCCGACTCGGTGGTGGCACAAGACGGAAGTGGCCATTATCAATCGATCACGGAAGCTGTTAATAACGCTCCTAGCTATAGTAATAGGAGgtatattatttacataaaaaaaggAGTTTATAAGGAGAATATtgacttgaagaagaagaaaacaaatatcATGTTCATGGGAGATGGAATCGGCGCTACTGTCGTCACGGGCGATCGAAATTTCTTACAAGGATGGACCACTTTTCGAACCGCCACAGTGGGTAAGTCGATCGTGCTAtagtagtatatatatatagattgttgAATTCgacacaaataaaataatttggtttggtttggcatgcatgcatgcagctGTTTCCGGAAAGGGATTTATAGCTAGAGACATGACATTTCGAAACACAGCCGGACCAGAGAATCGCCAAGCAGTGGCTCTTCGAGTGGATTCCGACCAATCAGCCTTCTACAAGTGTAGCATGGAAGGCCACCAAGACACTCTCTACCTTCACTCGCTGCGTCAATTCTATCGCGAATGCGATATCTACGGCACCATCGATTTCATCTTTGGTAACGGTGCAGCCGTCTTCCAAAACTGTCGGATCTTCACTCGAGTCCCACTTCCCTTACAAAAGGTCACCATAACCGCCCAGGGGCGAAAGGACCCCCACCAAAGCACCGGCTTCACGATTCAAGATAGCTTCATATACGCCACCCAACCTACTTATCTAGGCCGACCATGGAAACAATACTCGAGAACCGTGTTTTTAAACACTTACATGACCGGTCTAGTTCAACCTAGGGGTTGGCTAGAATGGTACGGGGACTTTGCCTTGGGTACCCTTTGGTATGGAGAATATAAGAGTTACGGTCCTGGCGGTTCGCTCATTGGTCGAGTCAATTGGCCCGGTTATCATATCATTCAGGACTCAAACGTCGCTAAATTCTTCACCGCCGGGAATTTTATCGACGGTTTCGCTTGGTTGCCCCACACaggaattaaattcaaattcggtttaaattaatatgtAAAAATGTGGCATGTTCCTAAATGAGCTCTTTATCATTTGTTTCATTTAACCGAAATAACTAACTTtctatacattatatatataaaagagaggATTGCTCCCCCATGACATCTCTAATTTGTAGAATTGCTCTCTGCCGAGGCGTCGAAAGCTTCAAGCAGAGAGTGCGTTagatcatatataaaaaaaaaataggtggttagaacatatatatatatatatatatatatacatatatttaaaaaatgggaAATTCTAACGACGATGATGATGGAGATGGAAAGATGAAAATTATTGTGTTGGTCCTTTGTACGTTTCTATTGGTGGCTATGGTGGTGGCGGTGGTGACGGTAGGACACAGCCGGAGTATCGAGGACAAGAAGGAGGATGCGGCGCCTCAAAATGCGAAGGGGAATTCAAAGGCGGTTCAGGCCATTTGTGCAACCACAGATTATAAAGACGCTTGCGTGAACAGTTTAGGTTCTACGAACGCAACCGATTTGAAAGAACTCGTTGGGATTGCTTTTTCAGCTGCCAAGAAATCTATCTTGGAAGCTTCTAAGAACTCATCCGTTATCAAAGAGGCTGAAAAAGATCCTAGAACCAAAGATGCTCTTTCTAATTGTCAAGATCTAGCTGTAACCGCAGCAGACGACCTCGATAGATCCTATACACAAATGAGTAAgtctttaatatataataaacaattttatatatatatatatagagacaTGTTTTGAAACATCGATCATTTGCGTGCAGGTAAAATGGAGTTAGTTCAGGTGGATGACATTCTAGATAATTTGAAGACATGGCTTAGCGCCGCCATGACTTACCAAGAAACTTGCCTTGACGGGTTCGAGAACACGACCGGAGATGCCGGGGAGAAGATGCAAAAGATTTTGAAGCTTGGAATGCAACTTACAAATAATGGCCTGGCTATGGTCACTGAGATCTCCAAGGCACTGTCCTCTGCCGGCATGGAAGGTGGGATGTCCCGACGACGACTTCTTTCTTCTAGCAACGAAGGCGGAGAATACCCTTCTTGGATCGGGCCACAAGCGAAGAGACTTCTGTCAGAGAGAAGAAGAGCGATAAAGATTGATTTGGTGGTTGCTAAAGATGGGAGTGGAAAGTTTACTAGTATTAATAAAGCTCTCTTGTCTATTCCTAGAAATAGTGAGAAAGTATTTGTCCTCTATGTTAAGGAAGGAGTGTACGAGGAGAAGGTCCAGGTTGATAGGAACTTGACAAGTTTGATGATGCTTGGAGATGGTCCCGAAAAGACAAGGATCACCGGAAGTTTGAATTTCATCGACGGAGTTGGCACTTTCCACACCGCAACCGTCGGTATGTATACATGCATGGCATGCATGCATGCACGTatgaaacttaattaattatacattaattcATCATGATCGATCATGAATCTGAAACCCTAGTTTCTCGTGGTGTCGTCGCATGCAGCTGTGCTTGGAGACCGTTTCATTGGTTCCGGTATAGGATTCGAGAACTCTGCCGGCGCGGAGAAGCATCAAGCCGTGGCTCTTAGGGTTGGGGCAGACTTATCCATATTCTACAATTGTCACATGGATGGTTACCAAGACACGCTTTACACTCACACTTATCGTCAATTCTATCGCAATTGCCAGATCTCCGGAACTATTGACTTCATATTCGGCGATAGCTCAGCCGTCTTCCAAAACTGCACCATGTTGGTCCGTAAGCCAATGGAAAACCAAGCCAACATCGTCACCGCTCAAGGCCGAAAGATTGACCGACAACCTACGGGCATTGTCCTCCAAAACTGCTCTATTGTCGCTGATCCCGCCCTTTATCCTCTTCGTAAAACCCTCAAGTCTTATCTTGCCAGGCCTTGGAAAGAATTCTCCAGGACCATTATAATGGAGTCGTATATCGACGACTTGATCGATCCCGAAGGATTCTTACCGTGGAATGGTACGTTTGCATTGGACACTCTCTATTACGCCGAGTACAACAACTATGGACCGGGATCTTCCAAGGCAAATAGACTCAAATGGGCTGGGATTAAGGAGATCAATCGGACCGAAGTCAAGCAATTTACCGCAAATAAATTCTTGGGTGGAGAGATATGGGTCAGACCGAGACGTATTCCGATGTATCCGGGGTCAAACAAAACCAATTACATTCCCTTCGATTCATGGTTTACTCGTGCAGCCCCTAAAGACAATGAAACAGATTCGGATGACTCAAGTAGTCCAACTTCAAAAAGTCCTACTGCCAGCCCTAGCCCGAAAGAGAAAACTTCAACCCCAAGTCCAAGCCCAAGCTCAAGCTCGAGCCCGAAGGAAGACAATAAGCAGAGTCCAAGCTCAAGTCCGACCTCGAGTTCAAGCCCTAGCTCAAGTCCGACCTCGAGTTCAAGCCCTAGCTCAAGCCCGGAGGAAAGCAATAAGAAGAGTTcaagccctagccctagcccgAGCTCCAGCTAGGTGGTTGAGACTTGAGAGGCACACGGGGATCCAAGCTTCAATTCCCACGACAATCATAATGTAAAGATcaacatttcttattttcttaagTCAAAGTTGTAacttaaaaatttgattttgtacAGAATATCTCATCatccatattaaaaaaaagaaccTAACAATATTgttcatacattttttttttaaaattcttttataattatcaaCCTGTTGTACTTTTGAAGTAGTTTCTTTTTCATGATCAAATCATATATGATATATAGCTTGGAAAGAGTCTCATTTCTCTACTATATGATCTTTGTTGCATTTCTTAATCTTAATTCCCTATTTGCTTGACATAAAGGATTAAGTATTTGCATATATTAAACTAGTTTGgaggttttttttttgtaatatgtTTGGTTGTTATTGgtttaataaattagtatattttttCAAGTTGTTGTATAGTATATCTTCTTTactaaaattaacataatatgATAGCTTAACGGTAAATAATCATGATTAAAAGTTCTAAGTTCTTACAATATGATTGTAACTAAAATCGTCTTAAAATTATGTGATACTATCGCGGACCAGGCTCTCTCACGACCAACGGACGGACTCTCTCACAACCAATGGACCCACGTAcgaatttttttgatttttataataatttataatattttgagattacttttacttattaaaaataagtcataaaaaattataatatacatcTAATATTGTTTGCGATAATCTCATTTAACTATAAAAacaaatcttattaaaataaatgtaatttgacataaaataaCTTGGATAGGGAAATAGATTCAGTTAGTTggccattaattaattaagttggaTTCAAGTAGAGATGTAAATCAATCCTCAAACAACAAAACACAAGCAACCCTAccaaattatattagatttacTCCTATAAATAAAGACACTTAAccattatttaatgaaaaatcaatataatgGACGATTTTCTGAGGATGTAGACATTTTTTTGCCCAATATcattatatcttgtgttctttattatttctTACCCTTTTATCTTTATGCCTTTTTTTTTACCATGtgtttaaattaaacattttctCAACAAGAATAATATAAGAAGATTATTTTTGACCACGTATATTGTTGATAGTTGTTGTGGTTACTCCAATCAGGCAAGAAATATAGGATGATGAAGAATAAATCAATTTATCTTCTAAACCATGCTCGCCAGGGCTCTTGTTCAGGTCGGAAACAATCGTTGTCACCAGTCACAAACATCCTCTCGAATTTCAGGAGGAGGACAATTGTACATTTGTTATTAGACTTGACTTAGAAGAAATTGACATAGATAGATGATTTAATCTTTTGAATATTGTATAAATTTTgggttttaattttgatattttctttatttgctCGAGTTTGAGTGGTTTTGGTTGGCAATCaaagttcaaaatattttgaaatttgtttgtttgaaattgtgtGAATACTTTCTTAAAAACAAAGTTACAATTGaagtattgattttttttatgtcacCAATCACCCTATGCATTAAAGTTATTCCAcacaaaaattacaataatattttgttttttaaattaataggCGTGATTCTATACATTTAGTTGCATATCAAAGATGGGGCCATATTTGGACTGTTACACTCATATTTATAGTTGATTTATTACTTTATCTTTTACCTTCAATCTATCATTTTCCCGGAACAgtccattaaaaaaaaaatttacaatagTTATACGTTTGTCTCAAAAGATTCATGTTAGAcaagattatattaaatttgaaaaaataaacttttttattttaagaacaactttacctttttttatttattatttatttatttattttttattttttaaaatttatttattgttgtgCACGCATTAAAACACTACTTACATTTTCCGCCCTCTCAAATTTGAGCATAATACTGATCGATCGAGTCATCTATCGTCTTCTTCGCGAGATCGTATTAGTCGGTGTCGGTGTCGGTGTCGGTGTCGGTGGTGACCTACACGAAGTATATCAAGCAAGCAGAAGCAGAAGCAGAGGACGGTTACTTTGAGCTCGAAACTTCAGCAGGAAACAAGGTATTCTCCTTCAAATCTGCTATGACCTAAATGATTCGAGTTTAGTAGCTAGATTCATATTATTGCTATTATGAAAGAGGAAGATAGACAAATCAGTACTATATCTATGTCTGTTCCTGTTTCTAATAATTTGTTAATGCATGCAGTATTTTGGCTTGCTTTGTTCTAGCTAGTTACGAGTGCAGCAGTCTCCTCTTTAGCTAGCTAATTGTTTGCATTTCTGATTTCTATCTGTCATACAACTTGTGTGTATTCATACTTCTTCTGTGTGTGCATACATATCAGATTTGGcttcatatatatatgtaagcCATGTTTTCTGGAGGGAGCATTTATATTGGAACTAATGTTGTGTAACATTCTTTCCTTCATCCATGACCAAGGATACATTTTCACCAATGTCATCTACCTCCCTAATATTAGACAAAATCTCAATGTTCTCATGATTATTCTCCCTTGGTAGTAATGTGTGTACATTTCCAATTACATGTTATTGTTGGTTCAAATGCAATCATTTTTTTGGTGAAGCTGTATGTTTTATTTACCTTTATGCATGATGGAATGTTATTATGTAACTTGATTCCTCTTTTTGGAGATTTTATGATAGACACATGCATAAAAAGATAAGAAAATTAAGTGGCACAACACTTTGCAGTAGAGGAACTGCATTCTTTATCTAACACTTACATAACCTTGCTTCTTCATTTTGGTATTTATAATGTCATCTCATGTATACAATTCTGCTGGTCAGGTATTTATCTTGTTTTCCATATTTGGGTCTCTACTGTTTGAGGTTCTCACACTGGCTCTGCTTAGAGGTAATCTGCTAATTCAGTTTCTATACAATTAGGCTCCTTCCTGTATACTTTATTTGAATGTCTGTTCCTGTTTCCCTTTTTCTGAATTTAAGAAGCTAGCACGACCCCAAACAGTCAGTCATGACTCCCTATTTCATCTTAAGGCATTCTTAGTGGGAATCGAACCCGAGACCTTTGGTCTAGTGGGTTATGTCTGTTCCTGTTTCTAATAATTTGTTAATGCAGTATTTTGGCTTTGTTCTAGTTACGAGTGCAGTCTCCCTTTAGCTAATTGTTT
It encodes the following:
- the LOC124926453 gene encoding putative pectinesterase/pectinesterase inhibitor 22, whose product is MMFLMAIPKLLLLLLPFIELVFGGQAEYALQSTMLRACHKIQNQSDCLDNLRSKLESTKNPKDPKSVLAVAMEMTHLEAMRANNGFSMFETLSSVDSRESLAVEDCKELLDFSVSELAWSLDTMRKIHAGSKNHHHRGNLKAWLSAALSNQDTCLEGFEGTDRRVERVIRGSLAQVTQLIGNVLVLYSQMHSLPFKQTRNDTRDEEGKRYPKWMSEGDKELFSMSSTRGLYADSVVAQDGSGHYQSITEAVNNAPSYSNRRYIIYIKKGVYKENIDLKKKKTNIMFMGDGIGATVVTGDRNFLQGWTTFRTATVAVSGKGFIARDMTFRNTAGPENRQAVALRVDSDQSAFYKCSMEGHQDTLYLHSLRQFYRECDIYGTIDFIFGNGAAVFQNCRIFTRVPLPLQKVTITAQGRKDPHQSTGFTIQDSFIYATQPTYLGRPWKQYSRTVFLNTYMTGLVQPRGWLEWYGDFALGTLWYGEYKSYGPGGSLIGRVNWPGYHIIQDSNVAKFFTAGNFIDGFAWLPHTGIKFKFGLN
- the LOC124927997 gene encoding putative pectinesterase/pectinesterase inhibitor 28 — its product is MSKMELVQVDDILDNLKTWLSAAMTYQETCLDGFENTTGDAGEKMQKILKLGMQLTNNGLAMVTEISKALSSAGMEGGMSRRRLLSSSNEGGEYPSWIGPQAKRLLSERRRAIKIDLVVAKDGSGKFTSINKALLSIPRNSEKVFVLYVKEGVYEEKVQVDRNLTSLMMLGDGPEKTRITGSLNFIDGVGTFHTATVAVLGDRFIGSGIGFENSAGAEKHQAVALRVGADLSIFYNCHMDGYQDTLYTHTYRQFYRNCQISGTIDFIFGDSSAVFQNCTMLVRKPMENQANIVTAQGRKIDRQPTGIVLQNCSIVADPALYPLRKTLKSYLARPWKEFSRTIIMESYIDDLIDPEGFLPWNGTFALDTLYYAEYNNYGPGSSKANRLKWAGIKEINRTEVKQFTANKFLGGEIWVRPRRIPMYPGSNKTNYIPFDSWFTRAAPKDNETDSDDSSSPTSKSPTASPSPKEKTSTPSPSPSSSSSPKEDNKQSPSSSPTSSSSPSSSPTSSSSPSSSPEESNKKSSSPSPSPSSS